Genomic window (Candidatus Diapherotrites archaeon):
AACCCAATTCCACCCTGAATTCACTTCCAGGCCTCTAAGGCCTAATCCCTGCTTTTATGGCTTCGTGAAGGCCTGCATTCAGGCTTTGGGACATAATTTTAGTGTGTTTTTAGGTTAGGATAACGATGTAGGCTCTTTTTCCAATATATTTTTTGGGAACGTCTGCTTTTGCTGATGTTCCGAATGGCGTTATGGTTCTTTCTAGTAT
Coding sequences:
- a CDS encoding DUF2080 family transposase-associated protein, with amino-acid sequence MLERTITPFGTSAKADVPKKYIGKRAYIVILT